The following proteins are co-located in the Desulfovibrio legallii genome:
- the tsaD gene encoding tRNA (adenosine(37)-N6)-threonylcarbamoyltransferase complex transferase subunit TsaD: protein MLCLGIESSCDETALALVEDGRLLDAVLASQADVHALFGGVVPELASREHCRYMGPLLDVLLRRSGRQAADLDLVAVARGPGLLGSLLVGVAFAKGLALGLGSRFLGVNHLHAHLLAAGLEEAIAFPALGLLVSGGHTHLYRMEAPWRLRLLGRTLDDAAGEAFDKVGKVLGLSYPGGRLLDALAREGRADPRLFPRPYLDNDNLDFSFSGLKTAVAVHAAAHLAGMVWPRPLTRTEDAPQALKDCCASFNLAVVDTLCAKAERALDRQPDLRTLVLAGGVAANSLLRERVCALMQRRGGRALVPGPQLCTDNAAMIAHAGWLLGREGFYHDLRMEAIPRGKALPDDMLQTAWGACPQ, encoded by the coding sequence ATGTTGTGTCTTGGCATAGAGAGCTCGTGTGACGAAACCGCTCTAGCCTTGGTGGAGGACGGCCGACTGTTGGACGCAGTGCTGGCCAGCCAAGCGGACGTGCACGCCCTGTTCGGGGGCGTGGTGCCGGAACTGGCCTCGCGGGAGCACTGCCGGTACATGGGGCCTTTGCTGGATGTGTTGCTGCGCCGCAGCGGACGGCAGGCCGCAGACCTGGATCTGGTGGCCGTGGCGCGGGGGCCGGGGCTTCTGGGCAGCCTGTTGGTGGGGGTGGCCTTTGCCAAGGGGTTGGCGCTGGGCTTGGGTTCGCGTTTTTTGGGCGTCAACCATCTGCATGCCCACCTGCTGGCAGCGGGACTGGAAGAGGCAATAGCCTTCCCTGCTCTGGGGCTTCTGGTTTCTGGCGGGCATACCCATTTATACCGCATGGAGGCCCCGTGGCGGCTGCGTCTGCTGGGGCGCACGTTGGACGACGCCGCCGGCGAAGCCTTTGACAAGGTAGGCAAAGTCTTGGGCCTGTCCTATCCCGGCGGGCGGCTGCTGGACGCCCTGGCCCGCGAGGGCAGGGCTGATCCGCGGCTTTTTCCCCGGCCGTATCTGGACAACGACAACCTTGATTTCAGTTTCAGCGGGCTGAAGACGGCCGTGGCCGTCCACGCGGCAGCGCATCTGGCAGGCATGGTCTGGCCGCGTCCGTTAACGCGCACGGAGGACGCGCCACAGGCGCTCAAGGACTGCTGCGCTTCCTTCAATCTTGCGGTGGTGGACACGCTCTGCGCCAAGGCCGAGCGCGCCCTGGACCGTCAGCCCGATCTGCGCACCCTGGTGCTGGCCGGCGGTGTGGCGGCCAACAGTCTGCTGCGGGAGCGGGTGTGCGCGCTGATGCAGCGGCGAGGGGGCAGGGCGCTTGTGCCGGGGCCGCAGCTCTGCACGGACAACGCCGCCATGATTGCCCATGCGGGCTGGCTGTTGGGCCGGGAAGGCTTTTATCACGACCTGCGCATGGAGGCCATTCCTCGGGGCAAGGCCCTGCCCGACGATATGTTGCAGACGGCGTGGGGCGCGTGTCCGCAGTAG
- a CDS encoding outer membrane protein assembly factor BamD, whose amino-acid sequence MPKKLLRSFVLAVCMFAVSGCGIIDLIYLPPAEDTAQEIFEAANDAMSEKNYVRAVELYNKLRDNYPFSPYTVDAELSLADAYYLDEEYALASETYKDFESLHPRHEAIPYVLYQTGMSLMKQFHSIDRATTELEAAYEYFNRLCQTFPDSPYVKSAQENMIACRKLMAEHELYIADVFWHMKKYGPAWRRYDYIVNSFKDVPEVAEHAKEKSLAAYHNYREDQARLTREKRQGSWKEWFTWL is encoded by the coding sequence ATGCCTAAAAAACTGCTCCGCTCTTTTGTGTTGGCTGTCTGCATGTTCGCCGTTTCAGGTTGCGGCATCATAGACCTCATCTATCTGCCGCCGGCTGAAGACACCGCGCAGGAGATTTTTGAAGCCGCCAACGACGCCATGAGTGAAAAAAACTATGTGCGCGCCGTGGAACTGTACAACAAACTGCGCGATAACTACCCCTTTAGTCCCTATACTGTAGACGCTGAGCTTTCATTGGCAGACGCCTACTATCTGGACGAGGAGTATGCGCTCGCGTCAGAAACGTACAAGGATTTCGAATCGTTGCACCCCCGGCATGAGGCCATACCCTATGTGCTCTACCAGACGGGCATGTCCCTCATGAAGCAGTTCCATTCCATCGATCGGGCCACCACAGAGCTGGAAGCCGCCTACGAATACTTCAACCGACTGTGTCAGACCTTCCCCGACTCGCCGTACGTCAAGAGTGCGCAGGAGAACATGATTGCCTGCCGCAAGCTCATGGCCGAACACGAGCTGTATATTGCGGACGTGTTCTGGCACATGAAGAAATATGGTCCTGCCTGGCGTCGCTACGACTACATCGTCAACAGCTTCAAAGATGTTCCGGAAGTAGCCGAGCACGCCAAGGAAAAAAGTTTGGCCGCCTACCACAACTATCGTGAAGACCAGGCCAGACTCACGCGGGAAAAACGCCAGGGCTCCTGGAAAGAATGGTTCACCTGGCTGTAG
- the trxB gene encoding thioredoxin-disulfide reductase, whose protein sequence is MKSYDAVVIGGGPAGITAAMYLARSGCSVLMPEQLAPGGQILQTEAMDNYPGFPKGIKGYELADLFAAHLEGLAIDRPAAAVESVSGSAGQFVVRAGGVEYGARTVVVCSGAHHRKLGLEGEDRLRGRGVSYCALCDGNFFRNQTVAVVGGGNAALEESLYLSKLVSKLYLIHRRDEFRARKIYQDKLTEQSDKITLLRSSVVTALHGEKELTGLTVKNLKSGEETLLPVNGLFVYVGFSPSTGFLPADLAKDEQGFIITDTEMRTNIPGIFAAGDIRSKLCRQVITAAGDGATAAQAAFVLMEQLHA, encoded by the coding sequence ATGAAGTCTTACGACGCCGTTGTCATCGGCGGTGGTCCCGCCGGCATAACTGCGGCCATGTATCTGGCGCGGTCCGGCTGCTCCGTGCTCATGCCGGAGCAGCTGGCCCCCGGCGGTCAGATTCTGCAGACGGAAGCCATGGACAATTATCCCGGCTTTCCCAAGGGCATCAAGGGCTACGAGCTGGCGGACCTGTTTGCCGCACATCTCGAAGGCCTGGCCATTGACCGGCCCGCCGCTGCGGTGGAATCCGTCAGTGGATCGGCAGGGCAGTTTGTGGTGCGGGCGGGCGGTGTGGAATACGGGGCCAGAACCGTTGTCGTCTGCTCCGGCGCACACCACCGGAAGCTGGGCCTGGAAGGCGAGGACCGCTTGCGCGGGCGTGGGGTTTCCTACTGCGCGTTGTGCGACGGCAACTTCTTTCGCAACCAGACTGTAGCCGTGGTGGGCGGCGGCAATGCCGCGCTGGAAGAATCCCTGTATCTGTCCAAACTGGTGAGCAAGCTCTATCTCATCCACCGGCGCGACGAATTCCGGGCGCGTAAAATTTATCAGGACAAGCTGACCGAACAAAGCGACAAGATCACCCTCTTGCGCAGCAGTGTGGTCACCGCCCTGCACGGCGAAAAAGAGCTTACCGGCCTGACGGTTAAAAATCTCAAAAGCGGCGAAGAAACCCTGCTGCCCGTGAACGGCCTGTTTGTGTATGTGGGTTTTTCCCCGTCCACAGGCTTTTTGCCGGCAGATCTGGCCAAGGACGAGCAGGGCTTCATCATCACCGATACAGAAATGCGCACCAATATTCCTGGTATTTTCGCGGCGGGCGACATCCGTTCCAAACTTTGCCGTCAGGTGATCACCGCCGCCGGTGACGGTGCAACGGCCGCCCAGGCGGCGTTTGTTCTCATGGAACAACTCCATGCCTAA
- a CDS encoding FtsB family cell division protein translates to MTFWRTVILVVLALINLVLFGRMVWGPTGLLEYRELKRQYADMERRIADLDAGNMAISREIRLLQADNQYVEKVIRQRLHYVRDNEVLYLFDGADRPEQEPKP, encoded by the coding sequence ATGACCTTCTGGCGCACTGTTATTCTTGTGGTCCTGGCGCTTATCAATCTGGTGCTTTTCGGCCGTATGGTCTGGGGCCCCACAGGGCTTCTGGAATACCGCGAACTGAAGCGCCAGTATGCGGATATGGAAAGGCGCATCGCTGATCTGGATGCCGGAAACATGGCCATCAGCCGTGAAATACGCCTGTTGCAGGCGGACAACCAGTATGTGGAAAAGGTCATCCGCCAACGCCTGCACTACGTGCGTGACAATGAAGTGCTCTACCTTTTTGACGGCGCGGACAGGCCGGAGCAGGAGCCCAAGCCATGA
- the trxA gene encoding thioredoxin, with product MAEQVTDATFESVVLKSDLPVLLDFWAPWCGPCRAVGPIIDELAGEYAGKVRIVKMNVDENPATPTKFGIRAIPTLVLFKNGETLEQITGAVTKAAMKDLLDTKALA from the coding sequence ATGGCTGAACAGGTCACTGACGCCACCTTTGAAAGCGTTGTTCTTAAATCCGACCTGCCCGTGCTGTTGGATTTTTGGGCTCCCTGGTGCGGCCCCTGCCGTGCGGTAGGGCCCATCATTGATGAACTCGCTGGGGAATACGCCGGCAAGGTGCGCATCGTTAAGATGAATGTGGACGAAAATCCCGCCACGCCCACCAAGTTCGGCATCCGGGCCATCCCCACGCTGGTCCTTTTCAAAAACGGCGAGACGCTGGAGCAGATCACCGGGGCCGTCACCAAGGCCGCCATGAAGGATCTGCTGGATACAAAGGCTCTGGCATGA
- a CDS encoding tetratricopeptide repeat protein, with the protein MTEKIDWYKEVLELEPNSKVFYPLSRLLAEAGRTDEAVDTLEQGLARHEEFLEARLFLVELLHQLGQDTACTAQLDRLGQVFSAHAGFWRAFAACAATREAAPDTAAALQFLALYFAHGPVPLHLVVERGVASYWAEADQPSTARPTAPAVSSTAKAAAGPSPTASRMSECVPSPTVTPTAAAVAEDISAPVPLEDDSFARFDPDAAMADESELPGLDTLEAAALPSAASAPEAAATDSDAAAPRPPVAPGPTVEQTAGGEEAFSLRTRSMAEVLAEQGDIKGALDIYHELAAAAVDPEEIADLRQRISTLSARLGGGPTASAPAADPAPSAGGKEKLITMLEALAGRVEARAHG; encoded by the coding sequence ATGACGGAAAAAATCGATTGGTATAAAGAAGTCTTGGAACTGGAGCCCAACTCCAAGGTCTTTTATCCTTTGTCCCGCCTGCTGGCCGAAGCCGGGCGCACGGACGAGGCCGTGGACACCCTGGAGCAGGGACTTGCCCGGCATGAAGAATTTCTTGAAGCGCGCCTTTTTTTGGTGGAGCTTCTGCATCAGCTCGGGCAGGACACGGCCTGCACGGCGCAACTGGACCGTCTGGGCCAGGTGTTTTCCGCCCATGCGGGCTTTTGGCGGGCTTTCGCGGCCTGCGCAGCTACCCGTGAGGCCGCCCCGGATACGGCGGCCGCTCTGCAGTTTCTGGCGCTCTATTTTGCGCACGGCCCCGTGCCGCTGCACCTGGTGGTGGAGCGCGGGGTGGCCAGCTACTGGGCCGAGGCGGACCAGCCTTCCACCGCCAGGCCCACGGCTCCGGCCGTTTCTTCTACGGCGAAGGCCGCTGCCGGGCCTTCCCCCACCGCATCCCGGATGTCGGAGTGCGTGCCCAGTCCGACCGTCACCCCCACAGCAGCGGCCGTAGCCGAGGACATCAGCGCGCCGGTGCCGTTGGAAGATGACAGCTTTGCCCGTTTTGACCCGGATGCGGCCATGGCGGACGAAAGCGAACTGCCGGGCCTCGATACCCTTGAGGCCGCCGCGCTTCCTTCTGCCGCATCTGCGCCCGAGGCCGCGGCAACGGATTCCGACGCCGCAGCCCCCCGGCCCCCGGTCGCTCCCGGGCCCACCGTGGAGCAGACTGCCGGCGGTGAAGAGGCTTTTTCGCTGCGCACCCGTTCCATGGCCGAAGTGCTGGCCGAACAGGGCGACATCAAGGGCGCGCTGGACATTTATCACGAATTGGCCGCTGCGGCTGTGGACCCGGAGGAAATCGCCGACCTGCGCCAGCGCATATCCACGCTCAGCGCGCGCCTGGGCGGCGGCCCCACAGCGTCCGCGCCGGCAGCTGATCCGGCTCCGAGCGCCGGCGGTAAAGAGAAACTTATCACCATGCTTGAGGCCCTGGCCGGGCGGGTGGAAGCCCGGGCGCACGGCTGA
- the pgsA gene encoding CDP-diacylglycerol--glycerol-3-phosphate 3-phosphatidyltransferase, protein MLNLANKITLLRILMAPLVVILLYFEGPVTCILAALAFIFASITDWADGYIARRSNTVTSMGKFLDPLADKVLICSILIMFVKLAWAPAWVVIVIVCRELVVTGLRAIAIDEGIVLAADYLGKVKTVLQILAVVPLTLHYPLWGYDLHMVGLVLLYAAMLLAVGSGFNYCYNFYRRACAGQADETRL, encoded by the coding sequence ATGCTTAACCTCGCAAACAAAATCACGCTGTTACGAATCCTCATGGCCCCTCTGGTGGTCATCTTGCTTTATTTTGAAGGCCCGGTCACCTGCATACTGGCGGCCTTGGCTTTTATTTTTGCCTCGATCACCGACTGGGCCGACGGCTATATTGCCCGGCGCTCCAATACGGTCACCAGTATGGGCAAGTTTCTGGATCCGCTGGCAGACAAGGTGCTTATCTGTTCCATACTGATCATGTTTGTGAAGCTGGCTTGGGCGCCGGCCTGGGTGGTCATCGTTATTGTCTGCCGCGAGCTGGTGGTCACCGGCCTTCGGGCCATTGCCATTGACGAAGGCATAGTGCTGGCGGCGGACTATCTGGGCAAGGTCAAGACCGTGCTGCAGATTCTGGCCGTGGTCCCGTTGACGCTGCACTATCCGCTCTGGGGCTATGATCTGCACATGGTGGGGCTTGTCCTGCTGTACGCGGCCATGTTGCTGGCTGTGGGCTCTGGCTTCAATTACTGTTACAATTTTTACCGCCGGGCCTGTGCCGGGCAGGCCGATGAAACACGTCTATGA
- the yihA gene encoding ribosome biogenesis GTP-binding protein YihA/YsxC, which produces MRPTLALEATVYTPDQLMDRPEAQIALAGRSNVGKSSLLNALAGRRKLAKVSATPGKTRSINFYRVEPTGFYLVDLPGYGYARASHAEREKWARLMEKYFLGCQALRALALLLDCRLPPQQLDKNLVDFARTHGLPLLPILTKADKCNQRERAARQKEWEALLPRRPLLTAASTGLGLDELWRCLGAAAGISPADGSAAVEKESRQACLE; this is translated from the coding sequence ATGCGCCCTACCCTTGCTCTGGAAGCCACGGTCTACACTCCCGATCAGCTCATGGACCGTCCCGAGGCGCAGATCGCTTTGGCCGGCCGCTCCAATGTGGGCAAATCCTCCCTGCTCAACGCCCTGGCCGGTCGTCGCAAGCTGGCCAAGGTCAGCGCCACGCCGGGCAAGACACGTTCCATCAATTTTTACCGCGTGGAGCCGACGGGCTTTTACCTGGTGGATCTGCCGGGCTACGGCTATGCCCGCGCCAGCCATGCTGAACGAGAAAAGTGGGCCCGCCTCATGGAAAAATACTTTCTGGGCTGCCAGGCCCTGCGTGCTCTGGCCCTGTTGCTGGACTGCCGCCTGCCCCCGCAGCAGCTGGACAAAAACCTGGTGGATTTTGCCCGCACCCACGGCCTGCCCCTGCTGCCCATATTGACCAAGGCCGACAAATGCAACCAGCGCGAACGCGCCGCCCGCCAAAAGGAATGGGAAGCCCTGCTGCCCCGCCGCCCGCTGCTGACGGCCGCCTCCACAGGCCTGGGGCTGGACGAACTGTGGCGCTGCCTTGGTGCGGCGGCAGGCATATCCCCGGCGGACGGCTCTGCAGCTGTGGAAAAAGAGAGCAGACAAGCCTGTCTGGAATAA
- the fbp gene encoding class 1 fructose-bisphosphatase translates to MADITVTEHLLLHQKRSPQATGQFTGLLYDLILSGKSISRRINKAGLLDILGGTGEVNVQGENVQKMDAIANRIMLYRMERCGALCAMSSEEEAELVRVSPEFPRGDYILIFDPLDGSSNIDVNINVGTIFSILRRPEGHTGEVTLEEVLQPGCQQVGAGYILYGPSTMLVLSTGQGVHGFTLDPGVGEFLLSHPNMRIPEQGRIYSVNEGNWKNWDEPTREVLQWFHNCETPDGTSYSARYVGALVADFHRTLIYGGIYLYPSDHKKPQGKLRLMCEANPLAFLAEQAGGKASDGKGRILEKQPDRLHARTPLFIGSANDVTAVERIYARYAQG, encoded by the coding sequence ATGGCCGATATTACGGTTACCGAGCATCTGCTGCTGCACCAGAAGCGCAGCCCGCAGGCCACGGGCCAGTTTACGGGCCTGCTTTACGACCTGATCCTTTCCGGCAAGAGCATTTCTCGCCGCATTAATAAGGCCGGGCTGCTGGATATTCTGGGCGGCACGGGCGAAGTGAACGTGCAGGGCGAAAACGTGCAAAAAATGGACGCCATCGCCAACCGCATTATGCTCTACCGCATGGAGCGCTGCGGCGCGCTCTGCGCCATGAGTTCCGAGGAAGAAGCGGAGCTGGTCCGCGTGAGCCCGGAGTTTCCGCGCGGGGACTATATTTTGATATTCGATCCCCTGGATGGTTCGTCCAATATCGACGTCAACATCAATGTGGGCACCATTTTTTCCATCCTGCGCAGGCCCGAAGGGCACACTGGTGAAGTGACGCTTGAAGAAGTGCTGCAGCCCGGTTGTCAGCAGGTGGGGGCGGGCTATATTCTGTACGGTCCCTCTACCATGCTGGTGCTCAGCACGGGGCAGGGCGTGCACGGCTTTACCCTGGACCCCGGCGTGGGCGAATTTCTGCTTTCTCATCCCAATATGCGCATTCCCGAACAGGGTCGCATTTATTCTGTCAACGAAGGCAACTGGAAGAACTGGGATGAACCCACTCGCGAGGTGCTGCAGTGGTTCCACAACTGCGAAACCCCGGACGGCACCTCCTATTCCGCGCGTTATGTGGGCGCACTGGTGGCGGATTTTCACCGCACGCTGATCTATGGCGGCATCTACCTCTATCCTTCTGACCACAAAAAACCGCAAGGCAAGCTGCGCCTCATGTGTGAGGCAAATCCGCTGGCTTTTCTGGCGGAACAGGCCGGAGGCAAGGCCAGTGACGGCAAGGGGCGCATTCTGGAAAAACAGCCCGACCGGCTGCACGCGCGCACGCCGCTCTTCATCGGTTCCGCCAACGACGTCACCGCCGTGGAGCGCATCTACGCCCGGTACGCCCAGGGGTAG
- a CDS encoding cation-efflux pump, translating into MATAPAPVPTSESNEKQKAAVVSLLAALGLTLLKLAVGLTTNSLGILSEALHSGLDLLAAAMTLLAVRIAAKPADQGHPYGHGKVENLSALGQTLLLFLTCVWVVHEGVTRLLAGASPVTPSLWGVGVMAVSMAVDINRVRILRRVARRYKSQALEADALHFSTDILSSAVVLAGVLAVWLAAALRLPEPLHRMLAQADTVAALLVAVIIFRASLHMAATAVNTLMDSGSAEAQQGVIRAVQAVPGIAEVRRARVRVSGPQSFVDLTVGVAPGLRVSDGHRLAHEAEVAVAGVLPGADVTVHVEPAKVRGAGDPFALVQRLASEHGLAVHNVHILHADTGARIELHVELPGDTPYAQAYARVGNFEAGLGKALPGVEVLSHLEPENPVAAQEAGAAVSVPLADMAWEEIRKATAQEPLVSNPHRFATYTLPEQGVCLSFHCGVNGTLSVEEAHTVCNRLEQRIRAAVPLVGRIVIHMEPEAPAGGVRA; encoded by the coding sequence ATGGCAACCGCACCAGCCCCTGTACCCACATCAGAAAGCAACGAAAAACAAAAAGCCGCAGTGGTTTCCCTGCTGGCCGCGCTGGGGCTTACCCTGCTCAAACTGGCCGTGGGCCTGACCACCAACAGCCTGGGCATTCTTTCCGAGGCCTTGCACAGCGGCCTGGATCTCCTGGCCGCAGCCATGACCCTGCTGGCCGTGCGTATTGCCGCCAAACCCGCGGACCAGGGGCACCCCTACGGCCACGGCAAGGTGGAAAACCTCTCTGCTTTGGGTCAGACCTTGCTGCTTTTTCTGACCTGCGTCTGGGTGGTGCATGAAGGCGTGACGCGTCTGCTCGCCGGGGCCAGCCCTGTGACGCCCTCACTTTGGGGCGTGGGCGTCATGGCCGTTTCCATGGCCGTGGATATTAACCGCGTGCGCATCCTGCGCCGGGTGGCCCGCCGCTATAAAAGTCAGGCCCTGGAGGCCGACGCCCTGCATTTTTCCACGGATATTCTGTCCTCGGCCGTGGTGCTGGCCGGCGTTCTGGCCGTCTGGCTGGCGGCGGCGCTGCGCCTGCCAGAGCCCCTGCACCGGATGCTGGCGCAGGCCGACACCGTGGCCGCGCTTCTGGTGGCGGTCATTATTTTCCGCGCCAGCCTGCACATGGCCGCCACGGCGGTAAACACGCTCATGGATTCCGGTTCAGCCGAAGCGCAGCAGGGCGTGATCCGGGCCGTACAGGCCGTGCCGGGCATAGCTGAAGTGCGTCGCGCGCGGGTGCGCGTGAGCGGCCCGCAGAGTTTTGTGGACCTTACCGTGGGGGTTGCGCCCGGCCTGCGTGTGTCCGATGGGCACCGTCTGGCCCACGAGGCGGAAGTGGCCGTGGCTGGGGTGCTGCCCGGCGCGGACGTCACCGTACATGTGGAACCCGCCAAGGTGCGGGGTGCGGGCGATCCTTTTGCCCTGGTGCAGCGGCTGGCCTCAGAGCATGGCCTTGCCGTGCACAATGTGCACATTCTGCACGCAGATACGGGCGCACGCATTGAGCTGCATGTGGAGTTGCCGGGCGACACGCCCTATGCCCAGGCCTACGCCCGCGTGGGGAACTTTGAAGCGGGCCTAGGCAAAGCCTTGCCCGGCGTGGAAGTGCTGAGCCACCTGGAGCCGGAAAATCCCGTTGCCGCACAGGAAGCCGGGGCCGCCGTGTCCGTGCCTCTGGCGGACATGGCCTGGGAGGAAATCCGCAAGGCCACGGCACAGGAGCCGCTGGTCAGCAACCCACACCGCTTTGCCACCTACACCCTGCCAGAGCAGGGCGTCTGTCTTTCCTTTCACTGCGGCGTCAATGGCACTCTCAGCGTAGAAGAGGCCCATACGGTCTGCAACCGTCTGGAGCAGCGCATCCGTGCGGCGGTGCCCTTGGTGGGGCGCATCGTCATCCACATGGAGCCGGAAGCCCCTGCCGGAGGAGTCCGGGCCTGA
- a CDS encoding Mrp/NBP35 family ATP-binding protein produces the protein MASCASCSQAGGCSSATTKGGDGNCGNPMAQQDKAIAARLGHIRHKIFVMSGKGGVGKSSVTVNTAAALAHKGYKVGILDVDIHGPSVPNLLGLTSTVEMDETTHALLPAAYDENLAVISMDTLLQDKDQAVLWRGPKKTAAIRQFISDVQWGELDFLLIDSPPGTGDEHMTVLQSIPDALCVVVTTPQEISLADVRKAINFLQYANATVLGVVENMSGLICPHCHQEIDLFKKGGGEELAKRYGLRFLGAIPLDPASVVSADRGVPVVSLEGECAAKTAFAHLADAIAAAADAK, from the coding sequence ATGGCTTCGTGTGCATCCTGTTCCCAGGCGGGCGGCTGTTCCAGCGCCACGACCAAGGGAGGAGACGGCAACTGCGGCAACCCCATGGCCCAGCAGGACAAGGCCATCGCCGCACGGCTCGGCCACATCCGCCACAAGATTTTTGTTATGAGCGGCAAGGGCGGCGTGGGCAAAAGCTCCGTTACTGTCAATACGGCCGCAGCCCTGGCGCACAAGGGCTACAAGGTGGGCATTCTGGATGTGGACATCCACGGCCCCAGCGTGCCCAACCTGCTGGGCCTCACCAGCACCGTGGAGATGGACGAAACCACCCACGCACTGCTGCCCGCAGCCTATGACGAAAATCTTGCCGTCATTTCCATGGATACTCTGCTGCAGGACAAAGACCAGGCCGTTCTGTGGCGCGGACCCAAAAAAACCGCCGCTATCCGACAGTTTATCTCTGACGTGCAGTGGGGCGAACTGGACTTTCTGCTGATTGATTCGCCCCCAGGCACCGGCGACGAGCACATGACCGTGCTGCAGTCCATTCCGGATGCGCTCTGCGTGGTGGTTACCACCCCGCAGGAGATTTCGCTGGCCGACGTGCGCAAGGCCATCAATTTTTTGCAGTATGCCAACGCCACGGTGCTGGGCGTGGTGGAAAACATGAGCGGCCTTATCTGCCCCCACTGCCATCAGGAAATTGACCTGTTCAAAAAGGGCGGCGGGGAGGAACTGGCCAAGCGCTACGGGCTCCGTTTTCTGGGGGCCATTCCTCTGGACCCGGCCTCGGTGGTCTCTGCGGACAGGGGTGTGCCCGTGGTTTCTCTGGAAGGCGAATGCGCCGCCAAAACCGCCTTTGCTCACCTGGCCGACGCCATTGCCGCTGCGGCCGACGCCAAGTAG
- the efp gene encoding elongation factor P: protein MYSTTDFRKGLKIEVEGTPYEIVEFQHFKPGKGGAMVRTKLRNILTGRMQDITFRSGEKVEKPDLETRDMQFLYREDDNLIFMDMTSYEQMQMHINATDGKEGFLKDGQECRVLFYKGNPLDVDIPLSLVLEVVETEPGAKGDTVSNVTKAAKLETGISVQVPIFVNEGDRIKVDTRTKEYLGRE from the coding sequence ATGTATTCAACCACGGATTTCCGCAAGGGCCTGAAGATTGAAGTGGAGGGCACCCCTTACGAAATTGTGGAGTTTCAGCACTTCAAGCCCGGCAAGGGCGGCGCGATGGTGCGCACCAAGCTGCGCAACATCCTCACTGGCCGTATGCAGGACATCACCTTTCGTTCCGGTGAAAAGGTGGAGAAGCCCGATCTGGAAACCCGCGACATGCAGTTTCTTTATCGTGAAGACGATAATCTCATTTTCATGGATATGACCTCCTACGAACAGATGCAGATGCACATCAACGCCACGGACGGCAAGGAAGGTTTCCTTAAGGATGGGCAGGAATGTCGCGTGCTGTTCTACAAGGGCAATCCGCTGGATGTGGATATTCCCCTGAGCCTAGTGCTGGAAGTGGTGGAAACCGAACCCGGCGCCAAGGGCGATACGGTGAGCAACGTCACCAAGGCCGCCAAGCTGGAAACCGGCATCTCGGTTCAGGTGCCCATTTTCGTCAATGAGGGCGACCGCATCAAGGTGGACACCCGTACCAAGGAATACCTGGGTCGGGAATAG